One window from the genome of Nicotiana sylvestris chromosome 9, ASM39365v2, whole genome shotgun sequence encodes:
- the LOC104236727 gene encoding uncharacterized protein, with protein sequence MTTFLNKQHVYLKIEKEAPEDIKHRKAQFLIYKSLNKADSVVSQRKNVLWLKVKFCKLKIKIGRRLNTLKKGILLTFSVAKGGVYKQFICKLKSLKKMLVSREDMVGLPPVFS encoded by the coding sequence ATGACTACTTTTCTCAATAAACAACATGTTTATTTGAAGATTGAAAAGGAAGCCCCAGAAGATATAAAACATAGAAAAGCACAGTTCTTGATTTACAAGTCATTAAATAAAGCAGATTCTGTTGTGTCTCAAAGGAAGAATGTCCTATGGCTGAAAGTGAAATTCTGTAAGTTGAAGATCAAGATTGGAAGGAGATTAAATACGCTAAAAAAGGGCATATTGTTAACATTTTCTGTTGCTAAAGGTGGGGTTTACAAACAATTTATTTGCAAATTGAAATCTTTAAAGAAAATGCTTGTGAGTAGAGAAGACATGGTTGGTCTTCCTCCAGTGTTCTCTTGA